The following are from one region of the Halolamina litorea genome:
- a CDS encoding MogA/MoaB family molybdenum cofactor biosynthesis protein: MSEHGNDGEHSHDHDHGEPGTHEHHHHDRDELGVSILTVSSSRSLDDDAAGDRIASAMQDAGHEVATRDLVPDDYDAVQGTVERFVDRKDTDIVVTTGGTGVTPDDVTVEAVKPLLAKELPGFGELFRQRSYEEIGTMVVATRATAGVADGVPVFCLPGSENAAALGAELIVSTAGHLAGLAGRDEDGHSHGEGEHKHGDHDHSHGDDGHDH, from the coding sequence ATGAGCGAGCACGGGAACGACGGCGAGCACAGCCACGATCACGACCACGGCGAGCCCGGCACCCACGAGCACCACCACCACGACCGCGACGAACTCGGCGTGTCGATCCTCACGGTCTCCTCCTCGCGGAGCCTCGACGACGACGCCGCGGGCGACCGGATCGCGTCGGCGATGCAGGACGCGGGCCACGAGGTCGCCACCCGGGATCTGGTCCCCGATGACTACGACGCCGTTCAGGGCACGGTCGAGCGGTTCGTCGACCGGAAGGACACGGATATCGTCGTCACCACCGGCGGCACCGGCGTCACGCCCGACGACGTGACCGTCGAGGCCGTCAAGCCGCTGCTGGCGAAGGAACTGCCCGGTTTCGGCGAACTGTTCCGGCAGCGCTCCTACGAGGAGATCGGCACGATGGTCGTCGCCACGCGAGCGACCGCGGGCGTCGCCGATGGCGTCCCGGTCTTCTGTCTCCCGGGCAGCGAGAACGCCGCCGCGCTGGGCGCAGAGCTGATCGTCTCCACGGCCGGCCACCTGGCGGGGCTTGCGGGTCGGGACGAGGACGGCCACAGCCACGGCGAAGGCGAGCACAAACACGGCGACCACGACCACAGCCACGGCGACGACGGCCACGACCACTGA
- a CDS encoding zinc-binding dehydrogenase, with translation MKAVQFHGHGGHDVIQYDEVPEQPPGPDEVRFRVKAAALNHLDVWTRRGMPGIDLEMPHTPGSDAAGVVVDVGENVERFEQNDRVAVSAGVACGRCEFCRDGEESMCVRYQIIGEHRPGVHAEYATVPADNLVPVPEGVDWEVAGSASLVFQTAWRMLVSRADLSPTDSVLVLGASGGVGHAAVQIAHHVGGEVYATASSEEKLGYAADCGADHVIDYTEKNYAEEIRSLTGKRGVDVVVDHVAGESWSDSLGSLAKGGKLVTCGATAGGQPHTDVNRIFWNQLSVLGSTMATPGEVDDALSLVWDGTFEPRVREVVPMSEAARGHRMLEDREGFGKVVLKPDSEL, from the coding sequence ATGAAGGCTGTCCAGTTCCACGGCCACGGCGGCCACGACGTGATCCAGTACGACGAAGTGCCCGAGCAGCCGCCGGGTCCCGACGAGGTCCGCTTCCGCGTGAAAGCCGCGGCGCTGAACCACCTCGACGTATGGACCCGGCGGGGGATGCCCGGGATCGACCTCGAGATGCCCCACACACCCGGCAGCGACGCCGCCGGCGTCGTCGTCGACGTCGGCGAGAACGTCGAGCGCTTCGAACAGAACGACCGCGTCGCCGTCTCGGCGGGCGTCGCCTGCGGCCGCTGTGAGTTCTGCCGCGACGGCGAGGAGTCGATGTGCGTGCGCTACCAGATCATCGGCGAGCACCGCCCCGGCGTCCACGCCGAGTACGCGACAGTCCCCGCCGACAACCTCGTGCCCGTGCCCGAGGGCGTCGACTGGGAGGTCGCCGGCTCTGCCTCGCTCGTCTTCCAGACCGCGTGGCGGATGCTGGTCAGTCGCGCCGACCTGTCGCCGACCGACTCGGTGCTCGTGCTGGGCGCCTCCGGCGGCGTCGGCCACGCGGCGGTCCAGATCGCCCACCACGTCGGCGGGGAGGTGTACGCCACCGCCTCAAGCGAGGAGAAACTCGGCTACGCCGCCGACTGCGGCGCCGACCACGTCATCGACTACACCGAGAAGAACTACGCCGAGGAGATCCGGTCGCTGACGGGCAAGCGCGGCGTCGACGTGGTGGTCGACCACGTCGCCGGCGAGTCGTGGTCGGACTCGCTGGGGTCGCTGGCAAAGGGTGGGAAACTGGTGACCTGCGGCGCCACGGCCGGCGGCCAGCCCCACACCGACGTGAACCGGATCTTCTGGAACCAACTCTCCGTCCTCGGGTCGACGATGGCCACCCCCGGCGAGGTCGACGACGCCCTCTCGCTGGTCTGGGACGGCACCTTCGAGCCCCGGGTCCGGGAGGTCGTCCCGATGTCCGAGGCGGCACGCGGCCACCGCATGCTGGAGGACCGGGAAGGCTTTGGGAAAGTGGTGCTTAAGCCGGATAGTGAGCTCTGA
- a CDS encoding NUDIX hydrolase encodes MSTENADTGAGDDAEPHPNAAQDVVAVDGDDEPTGLANRLDAHTGEGQRHRAFTALVFDEDDRILLAQRAANKRLWDTCWDGTVASHPIEGQSQVDATEQRLEEELGVTPDQYDDLRVTDRFEYKQRYEREGLEWEVCAVLKVTLTDTDLDPDTEEIEGLLWADYDLLYENPEWYRQLRLCPWFEIAMRRDQEGNTVADGSVGFER; translated from the coding sequence ATGAGCACCGAGAACGCCGACACGGGCGCCGGCGACGACGCCGAACCCCACCCCAACGCCGCACAGGACGTGGTCGCCGTCGACGGCGACGACGAGCCGACCGGACTCGCCAACCGCCTCGACGCCCACACGGGCGAGGGCCAGCGCCACCGGGCCTTCACCGCGCTCGTGTTCGACGAGGACGACCGCATTCTGCTCGCCCAGCGCGCCGCCAACAAGCGCCTCTGGGACACCTGCTGGGACGGCACCGTCGCCTCCCACCCCATCGAGGGCCAGAGTCAGGTCGACGCCACCGAGCAGCGACTGGAGGAGGAACTGGGCGTCACGCCCGACCAGTACGACGACCTCCGCGTCACCGACCGCTTCGAGTACAAGCAGCGCTACGAGCGCGAGGGCCTGGAGTGGGAGGTCTGTGCCGTCCTCAAGGTCACGCTGACCGACACCGACCTCGACCCCGACACCGAGGAGATCGAGGGGCTGCTCTGGGCGGACTACGACCTGCTCTACGAGAACCCCGAGTGGTACCGCCAGCTTCGACTCTGCCCGTGGTTCGAGATCGCGATGCGCCGCGATCAGGAGGGCAACACCGTCGCCGACGGCAGCGTCGGTTTCGAGCGGTAA
- a CDS encoding type 1 glutamine amidotransferase domain-containing protein, producing the protein MTDAMFIVSEEGYWAEECIEPLTTLTEAGVDITVATPTGSPPVVDERSLDPEDIGEAEAERLREIHESDERLNDPIALGAAEPGSYDAVVFPGGHGAEWDLTQDSHARAALRTAVEGEDGTALVVCHTVGILAFTRDSEGGMLVDGRDVTGFPNAWEEGIVDENDILPDGRKLPYWVEDEVVAAGGNWDAELDAETSVTVDGDLVTARGPGSSHAAATTLLDELAVDA; encoded by the coding sequence ATGACCGACGCGATGTTCATCGTCAGCGAGGAAGGCTACTGGGCCGAGGAGTGTATCGAGCCGCTCACCACGCTCACCGAGGCGGGCGTCGACATCACGGTGGCGACGCCGACGGGGAGCCCGCCGGTCGTCGACGAGCGCTCGCTCGACCCCGAGGACATCGGCGAGGCGGAGGCCGAGCGCCTCCGCGAGATCCACGAGAGCGACGAGCGACTGAACGATCCGATCGCGCTGGGCGCCGCCGAGCCCGGGAGCTACGACGCCGTCGTCTTCCCCGGCGGCCACGGCGCCGAGTGGGACCTCACGCAGGACAGCCACGCCCGCGCCGCGCTCCGCACCGCCGTCGAGGGCGAGGACGGCACCGCGCTCGTCGTCTGTCACACCGTCGGCATCCTCGCGTTCACGCGCGACTCCGAGGGAGGGATGCTCGTCGACGGCCGGGACGTGACCGGCTTCCCGAACGCGTGGGAGGAAGGGATCGTCGACGAGAACGACATCCTGCCCGACGGCCGGAAGCTCCCCTACTGGGTCGAGGACGAGGTCGTCGCCGCCGGCGGGAACTGGGACGCAGAACTCGACGCCGAGACCTCCGTGACCGTCGACGGCGACCTCGTCACGGCGCGTGGCCCGGGTTCCTCGCACGCGGCGGCGACGACGCTGCTCGACGAACTGGCCGTCGACGCCTGA
- a CDS encoding Lrp/AsnC family transcriptional regulator has translation MDELDREILNILRRDARTPYTEIAEQVGTSEGTVRNRVEGMVEDGVIERFTVTTRTGNVKAMIEISVAMDVNTDEVGSRLAEWEEVDFVWQVSGEDDIVLVVDCVDTRAVNELISRAREQAEVEESTTRLILDERLGS, from the coding sequence ATGGACGAACTGGATCGGGAGATCCTGAACATCCTCCGGCGGGACGCCCGGACGCCCTACACCGAGATCGCCGAGCAGGTCGGCACCAGCGAGGGGACGGTCCGCAACCGCGTCGAGGGGATGGTGGAAGACGGCGTCATCGAGCGGTTCACCGTCACCACCCGAACGGGGAACGTGAAGGCGATGATCGAGATATCGGTGGCGATGGACGTCAACACCGACGAGGTCGGCAGCCGACTGGCCGAGTGGGAGGAGGTCGACTTCGTCTGGCAGGTCTCCGGCGAGGACGACATCGTGCTCGTCGTCGACTGCGTCGACACCCGCGCGGTGAACGAACTGATCTCCCGCGCCCGCGAGCAGGCGGAGGTCGAGGAGAGCACCACGCGGCTCATTCTGGACGAACGGCTGGGCTCGTAG
- the carA gene encoding glutamine-hydrolyzing carbamoyl-phosphate synthase small subunit, with product MSAYIALADGRVVEGRSRAPGTGRGELVFTTAYTGYEESLTDPSYAEQVLTFSYPLIGNYGVRDDRFESESVQPRVAVAREFTEDVAEWLESEGIPAVDGVDTRDLVTGIREQGAMRCGVAAGPDATPEQAREQLEQCVGMSDHVDIGAQVSVDGPEVYDGTGPRVTLIDCGAKKSIIDALVERGAEVHRLPYDATPAEVADTDPDVVFISNGPGDPANFTAAGAVVDHFAGEVPIAGICLGQQVVARSLGGETEKMEFGHRGLNQPVRDLETDRVIMTTQNHGYSVADPGELSVTQVNVNDDTAEGLEGVGIDVLTRQYHPEANPGPHDSLGFFDDVLAMAESPTPPVTSD from the coding sequence ATGAGCGCGTACATCGCGCTGGCCGACGGTCGTGTCGTGGAGGGACGTTCGCGTGCCCCCGGCACGGGCCGAGGCGAGCTGGTGTTCACCACCGCCTACACCGGGTACGAGGAGAGTCTGACCGACCCCTCCTACGCCGAGCAGGTACTGACCTTCTCCTACCCGCTGATCGGGAACTACGGCGTGCGGGACGACCGCTTCGAGTCCGAGTCGGTTCAACCGCGCGTGGCGGTCGCCCGGGAGTTCACCGAGGACGTCGCGGAGTGGCTCGAAAGCGAGGGTATCCCGGCGGTCGACGGCGTCGACACGCGGGACCTCGTCACCGGGATCCGTGAGCAGGGGGCGATGCGCTGTGGCGTCGCCGCCGGTCCGGACGCCACGCCCGAGCAGGCCCGCGAACAGTTAGAGCAGTGTGTCGGCATGAGCGACCACGTCGACATCGGCGCGCAGGTCAGCGTCGACGGCCCCGAGGTCTACGACGGGACCGGCCCGCGCGTCACCCTGATCGACTGCGGCGCCAAGAAGTCGATAATCGACGCGCTGGTCGAGCGTGGCGCCGAGGTCCACCGCCTGCCTTACGACGCCACGCCGGCGGAGGTGGCCGACACCGATCCCGACGTCGTGTTCATCTCGAACGGCCCGGGCGACCCGGCGAACTTCACCGCCGCGGGTGCGGTCGTGGACCACTTCGCCGGCGAGGTGCCCATCGCGGGCATCTGTCTGGGACAGCAGGTCGTCGCCCGCTCGCTGGGCGGCGAGACCGAGAAGATGGAGTTCGGCCACCGCGGACTGAACCAGCCGGTGCGTGACTTGGAGACCGACCGCGTCATCATGACTACCCAGAACCACGGCTACAGCGTCGCCGACCCCGGCGAGCTTTCGGTCACGCAGGTCAACGTCAACGACGACACCGCCGAGGGGCTGGAGGGCGTCGGCATCGACGTACTCACCCGCCAGTACCACCCCGAGGCGAACCCCGGGCCCCACGACTCGCTGGGCTTCTTCGACGACGTGCTGGCGATGGCCGAGAGCCCCACGCCGCCGGTCACGTCGGACTGA
- a CDS encoding HAD family hydrolase — protein MSYDAVVFDNDGVLVDTTDYDVLHEAGWQAFEEAGIEDPDPEHVEEIVVGVTPESLSTICELYDLSVEEFWEIRDRTAHEAQREHVRAGGKPLFEDVSTLSDLDLPMGVVSSNQQATVDFLLDHFGVSGLFETAYGRQPTMLDLERKKPDPHFLEQALADLDADDALYVGDRESDVTAAFNAGVDSAFIRRPHRRHHELSVQPTHVVDDLHDVRALCR, from the coding sequence ATGAGCTACGACGCGGTCGTGTTCGACAACGACGGCGTTCTGGTGGACACCACCGACTACGACGTGCTGCACGAAGCGGGCTGGCAGGCCTTCGAGGAGGCCGGGATCGAGGATCCCGACCCCGAACACGTCGAGGAGATCGTCGTCGGTGTGACCCCCGAATCGCTGTCTACGATCTGTGAGTTGTACGACCTCTCCGTCGAGGAGTTCTGGGAGATCCGCGACCGGACCGCCCACGAGGCCCAGCGCGAGCACGTCCGCGCCGGCGGGAAGCCGCTGTTCGAGGACGTCTCGACGCTTTCGGACCTCGACCTCCCGATGGGTGTGGTGAGTTCGAACCAGCAGGCCACGGTCGACTTCCTGCTCGATCACTTCGGCGTCTCGGGGCTGTTCGAGACGGCCTACGGCCGCCAGCCGACGATGCTCGACCTCGAACGCAAGAAGCCCGACCCGCACTTCCTCGAGCAGGCGCTCGCGGACCTGGACGCCGACGACGCCCTCTACGTCGGCGATCGGGAGAGCGACGTGACCGCGGCGTTCAACGCCGGCGTGGACTCGGCGTTCATCCGCCGACCGCACCGCCGACACCACGAACTGTCCGTCCAGCCGACCCACGTCGTCGACGACCTCCACGACGTGCGCGCGCTCTGTCGGTAA
- the msrB gene encoding peptide-methionine (R)-S-oxide reductase MsrB, which translates to MSESKPEKSDAEWREELTDEEYEVMRERGTEARFSGEHVDRDDDGVYRCKGCGEVLFESETKYDSGCGWPSFYAAENDAVATREDNRHGMKRIEVVCANCESHLGHVFDDGPEPTGKRFCINSVALEFEDE; encoded by the coding sequence ATGAGCGAGTCCAAGCCCGAGAAGTCCGACGCGGAGTGGCGCGAAGAGCTCACCGACGAGGAGTACGAGGTCATGCGCGAGCGCGGGACCGAGGCCCGCTTCAGCGGCGAACACGTCGACCGCGACGACGACGGCGTCTACCGCTGTAAGGGCTGTGGCGAGGTGCTGTTCGAGTCCGAGACGAAGTACGACTCGGGCTGTGGCTGGCCCAGCTTCTACGCCGCCGAGAACGACGCCGTCGCCACCCGCGAGGACAACCGCCACGGCATGAAGCGCATCGAGGTTGTCTGTGCCAACTGTGAGAGCCACCTCGGCCACGTCTTCGACGACGGCCCCGAGCCGACTGGCAAGCGGTTCTGTATCAACTCGGTCGCGTTGGAGTTCGAGGACGAGTAG
- a CDS encoding DUF5812 family protein: MSDTIDGASEGVFLVTHADDDSAVLRDVERGQVHTLSSNPGLSVDDAVEGVVAPEPPLEVTAELVEVEERRSLSIRASEEPPTKQEREIAADQPVGELTRTERAGIGELHIITVPEEQTEAAVEDVLEDREATLGRAARLGVNRVEIRSEPGVVSVRYLP, from the coding sequence ATGAGCGACACCATCGACGGCGCGAGCGAGGGCGTCTTCCTCGTCACCCACGCCGACGACGACAGCGCGGTGCTCCGGGACGTAGAGCGCGGACAGGTCCACACCCTCTCCTCGAACCCCGGGCTCTCCGTGGACGACGCCGTCGAGGGCGTCGTCGCGCCGGAGCCGCCGCTCGAAGTGACCGCGGAACTGGTCGAGGTCGAGGAGCGCCGCTCGCTCTCCATCCGGGCGAGCGAGGAGCCGCCGACGAAACAGGAGCGGGAGATCGCCGCCGACCAGCCGGTCGGCGAACTCACCCGAACCGAGCGCGCCGGCATCGGCGAACTCCACATCATCACCGTGCCCGAAGAACAGACCGAAGCGGCTGTCGAGGACGTGCTCGAGGACCGCGAGGCGACGCTGGGCCGGGCGGCCCGCCTCGGCGTGAACCGGGTCGAGATCCGGTCGGAGCCGGGCGTCGTCAGCGTTCGATACCTGCCCTAA
- a CDS encoding potassium channel family protein: MVSLPDSLDDLSRRNRYIVYYAVGLVAVVLLYATVYFYGMRTLEGATTDYTFFNAFQTVVETMTTTGYGADSPWSHPLMNLFMVFIQLTGIAVGFFTLRLVVIPLFNEAEVDLDSRLSPKRDHVIICEYSRDSAVLLDELRELDVDYVLISSDEENARALADDGYAAIHGSPQDAEAFERASIGAARAVITDAGDATVNTILTVRSIDEEIEVIALTDEGDMSEVLGSVGADTVLSPHAVLGQRLAAKAVDSFTAEIRDTVDLGGDIEVAEVPVPHGSALVGRPIRESGLGERTGVNVIGAWIDGELQLPPDPDAEIRDNTVLLVSGTTESIESLAAFSRPPRAVRRHDRIVIAGLGEVGRAARETIEAAGIETVTVDVADAEGVDVVADASTREGLTAAGTDSADAIVIGLPDDSKSLLAAVLAQEMNPDLEVLVRVTDTDATRKALSAGADYVLSVPRVSARMIAKELREEEILDPGGQGRLIRVPAAPFAGATIAETDIAATGCRVIAVKDAAGRTTVVDPGRELSADDELTLVGTDESVQRFLSRYDVTPTEEASA, from the coding sequence ATGGTCTCGCTCCCCGACTCACTCGACGACCTCTCGCGACGGAACCGCTATATCGTCTACTACGCCGTCGGGCTGGTGGCGGTCGTCCTGCTCTACGCGACCGTCTACTTCTACGGGATGCGGACGCTCGAGGGGGCGACCACGGACTACACCTTCTTCAACGCGTTCCAGACGGTCGTCGAGACGATGACGACGACGGGCTACGGCGCCGACTCGCCGTGGTCCCACCCACTGATGAACCTCTTCATGGTGTTCATCCAACTGACCGGCATCGCTGTCGGCTTCTTCACCCTCCGGCTGGTGGTGATCCCCCTGTTCAACGAGGCGGAGGTCGACCTCGACAGCCGGCTTTCGCCCAAGCGCGACCACGTCATCATCTGTGAGTACAGCCGTGACTCGGCGGTGCTGCTCGACGAACTCCGCGAACTGGACGTGGACTACGTGCTGATCTCCTCGGACGAGGAGAACGCCAGGGCGCTCGCCGACGACGGCTACGCGGCGATCCACGGCTCCCCGCAGGACGCCGAGGCGTTCGAACGTGCGAGCATCGGCGCCGCGCGGGCGGTGATCACCGACGCCGGCGACGCCACCGTCAACACGATCCTCACGGTGCGCTCCATCGACGAGGAGATCGAGGTGATCGCGCTGACCGACGAGGGCGACATGTCCGAGGTGCTGGGCTCTGTCGGCGCCGACACGGTCCTCTCGCCCCACGCCGTGCTCGGCCAGCGGCTGGCCGCGAAGGCCGTCGACTCCTTCACCGCAGAGATCCGGGACACCGTCGACCTCGGGGGCGACATCGAGGTCGCGGAGGTGCCCGTCCCCCACGGCAGCGCGCTGGTCGGCCGCCCGATCCGGGAGTCGGGGCTCGGCGAACGCACCGGCGTCAACGTCATCGGCGCGTGGATCGACGGCGAACTCCAACTGCCGCCGGACCCCGACGCGGAGATCCGTGACAACACCGTCCTGCTGGTGTCGGGGACCACCGAGAGCATCGAGTCCCTGGCGGCGTTCTCCCGTCCCCCCCGGGCGGTCCGCCGACACGACCGCATCGTGATCGCCGGCCTCGGCGAGGTCGGGCGGGCCGCCCGCGAGACGATCGAAGCGGCGGGGATCGAGACGGTCACGGTGGACGTGGCCGACGCCGAGGGCGTCGACGTGGTCGCCGACGCGAGCACGCGCGAGGGCCTCACGGCGGCCGGGACCGACAGCGCCGACGCCATCGTGATCGGGCTTCCCGACGACTCGAAGTCGCTGCTCGCGGCGGTGCTCGCCCAGGAGATGAACCCCGACCTCGAGGTGCTCGTCCGGGTGACCGACACCGACGCGACCCGGAAGGCCCTGAGTGCCGGTGCCGACTACGTGCTCTCGGTGCCGCGGGTGAGCGCCCGGATGATCGCCAAAGAACTGCGCGAGGAGGAGATCCTCGACCCCGGCGGGCAGGGCCGGCTGATCCGCGTGCCAGCGGCGCCCTTTGCGGGCGCGACCATCGCCGAGACCGACATCGCGGCGACCGGCTGTCGCGTCATCGCCGTCAAGGACGCCGCGGGGCGGACGACCGTCGTCGACCCTGGCCGGGAGCTCTCGGCGGACGACGAACTGACGCTGGTGGGGACCGACGAGTCGGTCCAGCGGTTCCTGAGTCGCTACGACGTGACGCCGACCGAGGAAGCGAGCGCCTGA
- a CDS encoding FAD-dependent oxidoreductase: protein MSGKYDLVIVGGGISGASLLYTTAKFTDIDSIALIEKEPEIGAINSHHTNNSQTLHFGDIETNYTLEKAESVKEGAELLAGYLENHDPDREMHAKRSKMVLGVGDEEVRKLERRYEENGFGDLFPKLRPIEREEIGELEPKVVEGRDPETDLLALQTPDGYVVDYGEVAKSFVEAAKDEDGVDVHTGTKVSDITPTLDGHTIATDAGRFEAPATVVAAGSHSLQIAKELGYGENKALLPVAGSFFLADDLLNGKVYTLQMKKLPFAAIHGDADVHDASVTRFGPTAKLVPALERGRLSTVGDFFDVFGLNVASFASYANILADRILLPYVLRNLVYDVPEVGPRKFLPQVQKVVPSVGLDDIERAKGYGGVRPQIVDTEAKSLDMGEAKIVGDDVIFNITPSPGASTCLKNAMRDAHTVVDFLEDAEFDEDAFREDTIGEFPRAE, encoded by the coding sequence ATGTCCGGCAAGTACGACCTCGTCATCGTCGGCGGCGGCATCAGCGGCGCGTCGCTGCTTTACACGACCGCGAAGTTCACCGACATCGACTCGATCGCCCTGATCGAGAAGGAGCCCGAGATCGGCGCGATCAACTCCCACCACACGAACAACTCCCAGACGCTGCACTTCGGCGACATCGAGACCAACTACACGCTCGAGAAAGCCGAGTCCGTCAAGGAGGGCGCCGAACTGCTCGCGGGCTACCTCGAGAACCACGACCCGGACCGCGAGATGCACGCAAAGCGCAGCAAGATGGTCCTCGGCGTCGGCGACGAGGAGGTCAGGAAGCTCGAACGCCGCTACGAGGAGAACGGGTTCGGCGACCTGTTCCCCAAACTGCGCCCCATCGAGCGCGAGGAGATCGGCGAACTCGAACCCAAGGTCGTCGAGGGTCGTGACCCCGAGACGGACCTGCTCGCGCTCCAGACCCCCGACGGCTACGTCGTCGACTACGGCGAGGTCGCCAAGTCGTTCGTCGAGGCCGCGAAGGACGAGGACGGCGTCGACGTACACACGGGGACGAAAGTCAGCGACATCACGCCGACGCTCGACGGCCACACCATCGCCACCGACGCGGGCCGCTTCGAGGCGCCCGCGACCGTCGTCGCCGCCGGCTCTCACAGCCTCCAGATCGCCAAGGAACTGGGCTACGGCGAGAACAAGGCGCTGCTGCCGGTCGCGGGGAGCTTCTTCCTCGCGGACGACCTGCTGAACGGGAAGGTGTACACCCTCCAGATGAAGAAGCTCCCCTTCGCCGCGATCCACGGCGACGCCGACGTCCACGACGCCAGCGTCACTCGCTTCGGCCCGACGGCGAAGCTCGTGCCCGCACTCGAACGCGGCCGCCTCTCCACCGTCGGCGACTTCTTCGACGTGTTCGGGCTGAACGTCGCCTCCTTCGCGAGCTACGCCAACATCCTCGCCGACCGGATCCTCCTGCCGTACGTGCTGCGGAACCTCGTCTACGACGTGCCCGAGGTCGGTCCCCGGAAGTTCCTCCCGCAGGTCCAGAAGGTCGTCCCGAGCGTCGGCCTCGACGACATCGAGCGTGCGAAGGGCTACGGCGGCGTCCGCCCGCAGATCGTCGACACGGAGGCCAAATCGCTGGACATGGGCGAGGCGAAGATCGTCGGCGACGACGTGATCTTCAACATCACGCCCTCGCCGGGCGCCTCGACCTGCCTGAAAAACGCGATGCGGGACGCCCACACGGTCGTCGACTTCCTCGAGGACGCCGAGTTCGACGAGGACGCGTTCCGCGAGGACACGATCGGGGAGTTCCCCCGCGCCGAGTAG
- a CDS encoding inorganic phosphate transporter, with the protein MVEALLLVGIAVALFVGFNIGGSTTGPAFGPAVGADAISKAGAAALMAVCFAVGAWTLGRRVVDKLGGELLADPGVFTVETSIVVLFFVGGALFVGNYVGVPASTSMTAVGSIAGLGVAAGELDWTVMGEIALWWIVAPVVGFWLSGTIGRYFYPRIDRWVAIDSTDGPLFVLDRSGTLPRPAAGPNTTRREMAGSAVVVAIGCLMAFSSGTSNVANAIAPLVGAGVDVDTMILLGCGAVAVGAFTIARRTLDTLGNDITDLPLTAAIVVAVVSSTIVIGLSAIGIPASFVIIATTSIIGLGWGRATRTVTVSAGVRGEAEPAVSVGALAADEEGEPVPEIGEEDPADIPPAADLFDPSTTARVLLMQNVVPVLSTVGAYVGFTVLFRFVW; encoded by the coding sequence ATGGTCGAGGCGCTCCTGCTCGTCGGGATCGCGGTGGCCCTCTTCGTCGGCTTCAACATCGGTGGGTCGACGACGGGGCCGGCGTTCGGCCCGGCGGTCGGCGCCGACGCGATCTCGAAAGCCGGCGCCGCGGCGCTGATGGCGGTCTGTTTCGCGGTCGGCGCGTGGACGCTCGGCAGGCGCGTCGTCGACAAACTCGGCGGGGAGCTACTGGCCGACCCCGGCGTGTTCACCGTCGAGACGAGCATCGTCGTGCTCTTTTTCGTCGGTGGCGCGCTGTTCGTGGGCAACTACGTCGGCGTCCCCGCCTCCACGTCGATGACTGCGGTCGGGTCGATCGCGGGGCTGGGTGTCGCGGCCGGCGAACTCGACTGGACCGTCATGGGTGAAATCGCGCTCTGGTGGATCGTCGCCCCCGTCGTCGGCTTCTGGCTCTCTGGGACCATCGGTCGGTACTTCTACCCGCGGATCGATCGGTGGGTGGCGATCGACAGCACCGACGGGCCGCTGTTCGTCCTCGACCGCTCCGGGACGCTCCCCCGACCGGCCGCCGGCCCGAACACGACACGCCGGGAGATGGCCGGCAGCGCCGTCGTCGTCGCCATCGGTTGCCTGATGGCGTTCTCCTCGGGCACGTCGAACGTCGCCAACGCCATCGCGCCGCTGGTCGGCGCCGGCGTCGACGTGGACACGATGATCCTGCTCGGCTGTGGCGCCGTCGCGGTCGGCGCGTTCACCATCGCCCGCCGTACCCTCGACACGCTGGGCAACGACATCACCGACCTGCCCCTCACCGCCGCCATCGTCGTCGCGGTCGTCTCCTCGACCATCGTGATCGGGCTCTCGGCCATCGGTATCCCGGCCTCGTTCGTCATCATCGCCACCACCTCGATCATCGGTCTCGGCTGGGGACGGGCGACCCGCACGGTGACGGTCTCGGCCGGCGTCCGCGGCGAGGCGGAACCGGCAGTCTCGGTCGGCGCGTTGGCCGCCGACGAGGAGGGTGAACCGGTGCCAGAGATCGGCGAGGAGGACCCTGCGGACATCCCGCCGGCCGCGGACCTGTTCGACCCGTCGACGACCGCGCGGGTGCTCCTGATGCAGAACGTGGTACCCGTACTTTCGACGGTCGGGGCTTACGTCGGGTTCACGGTGTTGTTCCGCTTCGTCTGGTGA